The following proteins come from a genomic window of Paenibacillus sp. CAA11:
- a CDS encoding NAD-dependent epimerase/dehydratase family protein, with product MKVLVTGGAGFIGRHTVELLVARGYEVAVIDYAPGGKEQLGLKGQVNYYDLDIGSEQLADIFEQERPDYCIHLAGQISVKRSLQDPFVDAKTNIMGTIHLLRQCVRYEVKKVIFSSSAAVYGNPIELPIGEDHETSPLSFYGMSKRVSEMYIQTFAERYGLNYGILRYANVYGMRQTSGGEGGVVAIFIDRLLHKLPVTIRGDGTQTRDFIYVKDVAEANIAALTRGDREVMNISSRQPVSIAALLHLLEGLTPPHRQLLYERAVEGDIVHSLLDNRKARRLLDWEPVYSLSDGLQETVHYEASCLLSSVGRAQTDTLPPFTGKTADPSSSIRI from the coding sequence ATGAAGGTACTCGTTACTGGTGGAGCCGGATTTATTGGCCGCCATACTGTTGAACTGCTGGTTGCCCGCGGCTATGAAGTTGCTGTCATCGACTATGCGCCAGGGGGGAAGGAGCAGCTTGGTCTTAAGGGCCAGGTGAACTACTACGACTTGGATATAGGGTCAGAGCAGCTGGCAGATATATTTGAACAAGAGCGTCCGGATTACTGCATTCACCTGGCAGGCCAAATCAGCGTGAAGCGCTCTTTGCAGGACCCCTTCGTCGATGCGAAGACGAATATTATGGGCACGATTCATCTGCTTCGGCAATGCGTCCGCTATGAAGTGAAGAAGGTGATTTTCTCCTCATCTGCCGCCGTGTACGGCAATCCCATAGAGCTGCCGATCGGGGAGGATCACGAAACCTCGCCTTTGTCGTTCTACGGTATGTCAAAGCGGGTCTCGGAAATGTACATACAGACCTTTGCGGAGCGATATGGCCTCAACTATGGAATACTGCGGTATGCCAATGTATATGGCATGCGGCAAACCTCCGGGGGAGAAGGCGGCGTAGTGGCCATATTTATCGATCGGCTGCTGCATAAGCTGCCCGTGACCATCCGAGGGGATGGGACACAGACCCGGGATTTCATTTATGTGAAGGACGTCGCTGAGGCCAATATCGCCGCACTTACCCGGGGGGACCGGGAGGTCATGAATATCAGCAGCCGTCAGCCGGTATCGATTGCTGCCTTGCTGCATCTGCTTGAAGGACTTACCCCTCCACACCGCCAGCTACTCTATGAGCGTGCGGTGGAAGGGGATATCGTCCACAGCCTGCTGGATAATCGCAAAGCCCGGCGGCTGCTGGACTGGGAGCCGGTCTATTCGCTGTCTGACGGGCTCCAGGAGACCGTGCATTATGAGGCTTCCTGCTTGTTGTCTTCGGTCGGAAGAGCCCAGACAGACACGCTGCCGCCGTTCACGGGGAAGACCGCCGATCCATCCTCTTCGATCCGAATCTGA
- a CDS encoding LCP family protein — MRRRTKWLIAAASTLVLLIFFGIFAYLEWEPGRHFRPQQLPVLVAPQKAVGMLQAGSPLGEQANSAAEPSAPSQAESLKLDGFNLLLLGIDARGAESSRTDVLMLIHVDPELRKVRLLSIPRDTRVQLPGIGYTKINHAHILGERKSGSHAGTEAALQAVSNLCSCKINYYVKTDFAGFERFVDKIGGLDLELDEPVTLTYAQQTLPKGEVHLNGETALHFVRERRSLPGGDQGRQEHQAQALKALINKLLEPRNLLRIKPLIEEIREDLVDTNLEDGDLVSLAWLAKDLKGNHLSYDQLPGEGKRAWDPMVKAELYYWVPDMTEWEKLRKAYSVR; from the coding sequence ATGAGACGCCGAACCAAGTGGCTGATCGCAGCGGCTTCGACTTTAGTGCTGCTTATTTTTTTTGGCATCTTCGCCTACTTAGAGTGGGAGCCTGGCCGCCACTTCCGTCCGCAGCAGCTCCCGGTGCTGGTCGCTCCCCAGAAGGCAGTAGGAATGCTCCAGGCAGGGAGCCCTCTGGGAGAACAGGCAAACTCAGCCGCTGAACCAAGCGCACCCTCTCAAGCAGAATCGCTAAAGCTCGATGGCTTCAACCTGCTTCTGCTCGGGATTGATGCAAGGGGGGCGGAAAGCTCCCGAACCGATGTGCTGATGCTGATTCATGTCGATCCTGAATTGCGGAAGGTCCGGCTGCTGTCGATTCCGCGCGATACGAGAGTGCAGCTTCCGGGGATTGGCTATACGAAGATCAACCATGCTCACATCCTGGGCGAGCGCAAGAGCGGAAGCCATGCGGGGACAGAGGCGGCTCTACAGGCTGTCAGTAATTTGTGCAGCTGTAAGATCAATTATTATGTCAAAACCGATTTTGCCGGCTTTGAACGATTTGTCGATAAGATTGGCGGACTGGACTTAGAGCTGGATGAGCCGGTTACGCTAACTTATGCACAGCAGACCCTGCCTAAAGGGGAAGTTCATTTGAATGGAGAGACCGCCCTTCATTTCGTCCGTGAGCGCCGTTCTCTCCCGGGAGGGGATCAAGGACGCCAAGAGCATCAAGCTCAGGCGTTGAAGGCGTTGATTAACAAGCTGCTTGAGCCCAGAAATTTGCTCCGGATCAAGCCGCTGATTGAGGAAATTCGTGAGGACTTGGTGGATACCAATCTGGAGGATGGAGATTTGGTGAGCCTTGCTTGGCTGGCCAAAGATCTGAAGGGGAACCACCTGAGCTATGACCAGCTTCCGGGTGAAGGCAAGCGCGCATGGGACCCCATGGTGAAGGCAGAGCTCTACTACTGGGTTCCCGATATGACGGAGTGGGAGAAGCTTCGGAAGGCCTATTCCGTGCGCTGA
- a CDS encoding sugar transferase: MRLFRWSSLKAAVLLLDILFVYGVYLLAYGLKFPSGIPVAEWTSFLQYAPWLGVLTVSAYYLFHLYDFAGRQQPGKLLYNLVLAHAFIAVFLIVLNYWLKTFSLPRTVVFMAFLIQIALTFGVRLLLFLLQRALHARRRALVVTGTEPSASALLDRVNHAGSAWFDIIRVLRGQEASSRLQEGIWDQVDVLMIGQGVAPSLRNRLIRMAGERRIEVLLVPDFYELTLQKAETQQLDDLLLYSLLPPQLDPWERLVKRAADVIFSLALLILASPVMLLLCVLIPLTSKGSAFFVQERLGRYERPFLLYKFRSMVENAEAATGPVLAGAADARITRLGQWIRATRLDELPQLINVLLGHMSLVGPRPERAFFTERFKEELPHYSQRFMVKPGLTGLAQVMGNYTTDPSDKLRFDLMYINSYSPLLDLQIMLQTLRVMVHREPARGVVQKDAPLIREEA, from the coding sequence ATGAGGTTGTTCCGCTGGAGCAGCTTGAAGGCGGCTGTACTGCTGCTTGATATATTGTTTGTTTATGGAGTGTATCTGCTGGCCTACGGGCTGAAATTCCCATCCGGCATTCCGGTGGCGGAATGGACTTCGTTCCTGCAATACGCCCCTTGGCTGGGCGTGCTTACCGTCTCGGCTTATTACTTGTTTCACCTGTATGACTTTGCCGGAAGACAGCAGCCGGGCAAGCTGCTGTACAATCTGGTGCTGGCCCATGCATTCATTGCTGTCTTTCTCATTGTGCTGAATTATTGGCTGAAGACCTTCAGTCTGCCGCGCACCGTTGTTTTCATGGCCTTTCTCATTCAAATCGCCCTGACGTTCGGGGTGAGGCTGTTGTTATTTCTGCTGCAGCGCGCACTTCATGCCAGACGCCGCGCACTGGTCGTCACGGGAACGGAGCCTTCTGCGAGCGCCTTGTTGGACCGCGTGAACCATGCAGGCTCCGCCTGGTTTGATATCATCCGTGTCCTGCGCGGTCAGGAGGCCTCGAGCAGACTGCAGGAAGGCATATGGGACCAGGTTGATGTGCTGATGATCGGGCAGGGCGTGGCCCCTTCCTTAAGGAACCGGCTGATCCGCATGGCAGGAGAGCGGCGCATTGAGGTGCTCCTGGTCCCCGATTTTTATGAACTAACCCTGCAGAAGGCTGAAACGCAGCAGCTGGATGATCTTTTGCTGTACTCTTTGCTTCCCCCTCAGCTTGACCCCTGGGAGCGGCTGGTCAAAAGAGCGGCCGATGTCATCTTCTCCCTGGCGCTGCTCATCTTGGCCTCTCCGGTCATGCTGTTGTTGTGCGTTCTGATCCCTCTGACCTCCAAAGGCTCCGCCTTCTTTGTGCAGGAGCGCTTGGGCCGTTATGAGAGGCCTTTCCTGCTGTATAAATTTCGCAGCATGGTGGAGAATGCGGAGGCGGCCACGGGCCCGGTGTTGGCCGGAGCTGCAGATGCCCGCATCACCCGGCTTGGTCAGTGGATTCGGGCCACGCGGCTGGATGAGCTGCCCCAGCTCATCAATGTGCTGCTAGGGCATATGAGTCTGGTCGGTCCCCGTCCGGAACGCGCCTTTTTTACCGAGCGCTTTAAGGAAGAGCTGCCGCATTATTCCCAGCGGTTCATGGTGAAGCCTGGACTGACAGGGCTCGCCCAGGTGATGGGCAACTATACTACTGACCCCTCCGATAAGCTGCGGTTTGATCTGATGTATATCAACAGCTACTCCCCTCTGCTGGATCTGCAGATTATGCTCCAGACCTTGCGGGTTATGGTGCACCGGGAGCCTGCTAGGGGCGTAGTCCAGAAGGATGCTCCCCTCATCAGGGAGGAAGCCTGA